A region of Anguilla rostrata isolate EN2019 chromosome 10, ASM1855537v3, whole genome shotgun sequence DNA encodes the following proteins:
- the LOC135233294 gene encoding follistatin-A, producing the protein MLRMLKQRQLQPGMFFLLVWLCYFIEDQKVFAGNCWLQQGNNGRCQVLYLSGMSREECCRGGRLGTSWTEEDVPNSTLFRWMIFSGGAPNCMPCKETCDNVDCGPGKRCKMNKRSKPRCVCAPDCSNVTWKGPVCGTDGKTYRDECALLKARCKGHPDLEVQYQGKCKKTCRDVLCPGSSTCVVDQTNNAYCVTCNRICPEVTSPEQYLCGNDGIIYASACHLRRATCLVGRSIGVAYEGKCIKAKSCDDIQCSAGKKCLWDARMSRGRCSVCGEICPESRSDEAVCASDNTTYRSECAMKQAACALGVLLEVKHSGSCNSINEDQEDEDEDEDQDYTAYIHFSSLLHG; encoded by the exons ATGCTAAGGATGCTAAAGCAACGCCAGCTCCAGCCGGGCATGTTTTTCTTACTCGTATGGCTCTGCTATTTCATTGAAGATCAGAAAGTGTTCG ctgGTAACTGCTGGCTGCAGCAGGGGAATAACGGAAGGTGCCAGGTCCTCTACCTTTCTGGAATGAGCAGAGAAGAATGTTGTAGAGGAGGTCGACTAGGGACCTCGTGGACTGAGGAAGACGTCCCGAATAGCACGCTGTTTAGGTGGATGATCTTCAGTGGTGGAGCTCCAAACTGCATGCCCTGCAAAG AAACATGTGACAACGTCGACTGTGGTCCGGGAAAACGATGTAAAATGAACAAGAGGAGCAAGCCTCGCTGCGTCTGCGCCCCGGACTGTTCAAACGTGACCTGGAAAGGACCTGTCTGCGGCACCGATGGGAAGACGTACAGAGACGAGTGCGCCTTGCTGAAAGCGAGGTGTAAAGGTCACCCAGACCTCGAGGTGCAATATCAGGGCAAATGCAAGA AGACATGTCGTGATGTTTTGTGCCCGGGAAGCTCTACGTGCGTAGTGGACCAGACCAATAATGCGTATTGTGTGACATGTAATCGGATTTGTCCCGAAGTAACATCACCTGAACAATACCTGTGTGGAAACGACGGGATCATCTATGCCAGCGCTTGTCACTTGAGAAGGGCTACATGCCTTGTTGGCCGATCAATTGGAGTTGCATACGAGGGGAAATGCATTA AGGCCAAGTCTTGTGATGACATTCAGTGCAGCGCGGGAAAGAAGTGTCTCTGGGATGCGCGGATGAGCCGGGGCCGCTGTTCCGTGTGTGGCGAGATATGTCCGGAGAGTCGGTCGGACGAGGCCGTGTGCGCCAGCGATAACACCACGTATCGCAGCGAGTGCGCCATGAAGCAGGCCGCTTGCGCTTTGGGGGTTCTCCTGGAAGTTAAGCATTCTGGATCTTGCAACT CCATTAACGAAGAccaggaggatgaggatgaggatgaagacCAGGACTACACGGCTTATATCCATTTTTCATCGTTACTGCACGGATAA
- the ndufs4 gene encoding NADH dehydrogenase [ubiquinone] iron-sulfur protein 4, mitochondrial, which translates to MASSMSLLGLRRLSLLNTATKILLNSTRSVSASACRPAEKAERESQLITVDEKLDITSLTGVPEEHIKTRKVRIFVPARTAMQSGVNNTRKWRIDFDTRERWENPLMGWASTADPLSNMILTFSSKEDAIAFAEKNGWSYDIQEKRTSKPRVKSYGANFSWDKRTRRSAK; encoded by the exons ATGGCGTCTTCAATGTCACTTTTGGGTCTAAGGCGGTTATCTTTGCTGAATACAGCGACTAAGATTTTGCTGAATTCAACCAG GTCCGTGAGCGCCTCGGCATGCAGGCCGGCGGAGAAGGCGGAGCGCGAGTCGCAGCTCATCACGGTGGACGAGAAGCTG GACATCACCTCTTTGACCGGGGTTCCAGAGGAGCACATCAAAACCCGAAAAGTGCGCATCTTCGTGCCGGCGCGGACAGCCATGCAGTCCGGGGTCAACAACACCCGCAAGTGGAGGATTGACTTCGACACCAGAGAGCGCTGGGAGAACCCGCTGATGGGCTGGGCCTCCAC GGCTGATCCTTTGTCCAACATGATCCTCACTTTTAGTTCCAAGGAAGACGCTATTGCTTTCGCTGAAAAAAACG GCTGGAGTTACGACATCCAAGAGAAGAGGACATCCAAACCAAGAGTCAAGTCCTATGGAGCCAATTTCTCATGGGACAAAAGGACCAGGAGGTCCGCGAAATAA